Part of the Burkholderia humptydooensis genome, CAGTGCGAAGCGATGCTCGCGTCGCTCGCGCGGCACATGCCGGAAGGCGTGAGCTGGAACCGCCCGGAAGGCGGGATGTTCATCTGGGTGAAGCTGCCCGCGCAGATCGACAGCATGCAGCTCCTCGAGGCGGCGGTCGCGAACAACGTCGCGTTCGTGCCGGGCGCGCCGTTCTTCGCGGACGACGCGCAGAAGAACACGCTGCGGCTGTCGTTCGTCACGGTGCCGCCGGAGAAGATCGAGGAAGGCGTCGCGCGGCTCGGCAAGCTGTTGCGCGAGCGTCTGTGACGCTTTTCGTTCGTTCACGCATTCACGATTGATTCACGCACTCACGAGGATATGAATCAGATGGCAAACGTCTACGACAAACTGAAGGAACTCGGCATCGAGCTGCCCGTCGCGGGTGCGCCCGCCGCCGCCTACGTGATGAGCGCGCAAAGCGGCAACACCGTCTACCTGTCGGGCCACATCGCGAAGAAGGACGGCAAGGTCTGGGCGGGCAAGCTCGGCCAGGACGTCACGACGGAGCAAGGCAAGGAGGCCGCGCGCGCGGTCGCGATCGATCTGCTCGCAACGCTGCACGCGCACACGGGCGACCTGAACAAGGTCAAGCGCATCGTCAAGGTGATGAGCCTCGTGAACTCGACGCTCGAGTTCACCGAGCAGCACCTCGTGACGAACGGCGCGTCCGAGCTGATCGCCGAGGTGTTCGGCGACGCGGGCAAGCATGCGCGCTCGGCGTTCGGCGTCGCGCAGATCCCGCTCGGCGCGTGCGTCGAGATCGAGCTGATCGCCGAAGTCGCGTAACGCGATGGCAACCGCGATGGCAGCCGCGATGACCGTCGCGCCAGGCGCCGCGGGCGCGGTGCGCTTCAAGCAGGTCGACGTGTTCGCGTCGGCGCCGTTCAAGGGCAATCCGCTCGCCGTCGTATTCGACGCGGACGCGCTTAGCGACGCCGACATGCTCGCGATCGCGCGCTGGACCAACCTGTCCGAGACCGCGTTCCTCGTCGCGCCGACCGATCCCGCCGCCGACTACCGCGTGCGGATCTTCACGACGGGCGGCGAGTTGCCGTTCGCCGGCCATCCGACGCTCGGCGCCGCGCACGCGTTTCTCGACGCGGGCGCGCAGCCGAGAACGCCTGGGCGGCTCGTCCAGCAATGCGGCGCGGGGCTCGTCGAGCTCGCCGAGCGCGACGGCGGCTGGGCGTTCGCCGCGCCGCCCGCGCGCGTGACGCCGCTCGCGCAACGCGAGTGGCCCGCGCTCGCGGCCGCGCTGCGCACCGGCGCGATCGATTTCGGCGTGCCGCCGCAGGCGGTCGACAACGGCGCGCCGTGGCTCGTCGTGCAGTTCGCGTCGGCTGCCGACTGCCTCGCGCTCGATCCCGACCGCGCGGCGCTCGCGCCGATCGTCGCCGCGCTCGGCGCGGCCGGCCTCGCCGCATACGGCCCGCATCCGGCCGACGGCCCGGCGACGTTCGAAGTGCGCTGCCTGATGACGGGCGACGCGTTCGGCCCCGGCGAAGACCCGGTGACGGGCAGCGCGAACGCGGCGATCGCGGGCGTCCTCGCGCAAGCGGGACGCCGCCCAGGCCGCCGCTATACCGCGCGCCAGGGCACGGCGCTCGGCCGCGACGGCCGCATCTCGGTCGATTACGACGACGACGCCGGCAAGATCTGGATCGGCGGCGCGGCCGTCACGCTCGTCGACGGCGCCATCCGGCTGCGCTGAGCGGCGTTTGCGCCCGTTTGCGCCCGGTCGCGCTCGCCGCGCGGGCCGCGCATGGTGCCGCCCCTCCCGGCCCGGTTAGCGATATCCCGCTCACGCTAAATCAAAGACTGACCATTCAGTAATATCGGGCCTCATCTATTGTCTTCTTTATCGGCCCGTTTACTCGGTTATCCTGTCGGATCGCCTATGCGCGCAAGGACACCTTTCGTCCGATGAGTTCGTCCCGGTCACACGCCGCCCGCGCCGCGCGGCCGGTGCGCGCGACACGCAAGTCGCGCCGCCGCCGCGCGCTGTTCGCGATCCCGCTCCTCGGCACGCTGGCGCTCGCGCTGCTGTGGGTGGCCATCATCGCGCGCCTGTCCGTCGAGAAGGACAGCGCGTTCCGCGACGCGGGCGCGTCGGCCGCGATCCTGTCGACGGCGCTCGAGCAGCACACGGTCAAGGCGATCCATCAGGTCGACCAGATCACCCGCTTCGTCAAATACGAGTTCGAGAAGTCGCCCGCCCGCTTCAATCTCGCGAGCACGGTCGAGAAAGGCGTCGTGCCGAGCGACACGCTGATCCAGGTGTCCATCCTCGACGCGCGCGGCCGGCTCGTCGCGAACACGGCCGACTCGCATCCGAAGCCGATCGACCTGTCCGACCGCGAGCACTTCAAGGTGCACACGCAGCGCAACGACGACGAACTCTACATCAGCAAGCCGGTGTTCGGCCGCGTGTCGCGCCACTGGACGCTGCAGATGACGCGGCGCCTGAACCATCCGGACGGCTCGTTCGCCGGCGTGGTCGTCGTATCCGAGGATCCGACCTACTTCACGAACGACTTCTACAACAACGCGACGCTCGGCAAGGACGGCGTGATCGCCGTGATCTCGGATACGGGCGCCGTGCTCGCGCGCAGCACGGGCTCCACGCAGAAGGCGCCCGGCACGTTCTCGGCATCGGGCGTCTACCCGGTGTCGGAGCGCGCGTCGGGCACCTATGTCGACCCGATCGACGGCATCATACGCATCGTGTCGTATCGCCATCTCGACGGCTATCCGCTCGGCGTGATGGTCGGCCTGTCGCAGGCGGAAGAATTCGCCGACTATCACCACACGCGCAACGTCTACCTGCTGATGACGAGCTTCATCACGCTCGCGATGCTCGCGTTCTTCGGCGTCGCGACGGGCCTGATCGGCAAGCTGCTCGGCCGCGAGCGCGAGATGACGCAGCTCGCCGAGTTCGATCTGCTGACGGGGCTCGCGAACCGCTACGCGACGCTGCGCAGCCTGCGCAACGACGTCGCGCTGCCGTCGAATCTGTCGCGCCTCGCGATCCTGTTCATCGACCTCGACAATTTCAAGACCGTCAACGACACGCTCGGCCACAACGCGGGCGACATCGTGCTGCAGATGACGGCCGCGCGCCTGTCCGACGCGGTGACGAACGAAGGCGCGCTCGCGCGGATCGGCGGCGACGAGTTCGTCGTCGTCGTGAAGGGCGAGAACGTCGAGCGGCGCGCCGAGCATCTCGCGGAGGCGATCGTGCGGATGTTCGCCGAGCCGTTCGACGTGCGCGGCAGTTCGTTCGTGCTGCACGCGAGCATCGGCATCGCGCTGCATTCGGTCGGGAACGAGAGCGAGATCGACCTGCTGAAGAAGGCCGATCTCGCGATGTACAGCGCCAAGGACGCCGGCAAGAACTGCTACCAGTTCTATGCGCCGCACCTGTCGCATCGCGCCGATCACCTGATGCGCTGGGAGCAGCAGTTGCGCGTCGCGCTGTCGGACGGGCAACTGTTCCTCGCGTACCAGCCGAAGATCGATCTCACGTACCGCTGCATCACCGGCTTCGAGGCGCTCGTGCGCTGGGACCATCCGGAGCACGGCGTGATCTCCGCGAACGAATTCATCTCGATCGCCGAATCGACGGGACTCATCGTGCCGATCGGCGACTTCGTGATCCGCACCGCGTGCGAGCAGCTCGCGCGCTGGCGCGACGAGGGCCACGACAAGCTCACGCTCGCCGTCAACATCTCGCCCGTGCAGTTCTGGCGCGGCGACCTGATCGACACGATCTCGCGCGCGCTCGTCGAGACCAGGATCGAGGCGCGCCGCCTCGAGCTCGAGATCACCGAGACCGCGATGATGGAATACCCCGAGCTCGTGTCGGAGAAGATCGTCGCGCTGAAAAGGCTCGGGATCCGCGTCGCGCTCGACGATTTCGGCACCGGCTATTCGTCGCTGTCGTACCTGCACCGCTTCTCGGTCGACACGCTGAAGGTCGACCGCTCGTTCATCCAGGCGATCCCGGCCGACCGCAGCGTTTGCGTGATGGTGTCGTCGATCGTGCACCTCGCGCGCTCGCTCGGACTCACGGTCGTCGTCGAGGGGACGGAGACGGAAGAGCAGATCGCGTGGCTCGCCGCGCTCGGGCGCATCGAGGCGCAAGGCTTCCTGTTCTCGCGGCCGGTGCCCTCCGACGGCATTCCGGCCCTGCTTGCGCGCTTCGGCGTCTGCGGCGGCGACGACGCGCCCGCTACCCGCCGCGACGGCGCGAACGCAGCTAAACAGTCGCTCGGCAGCGACTAAACGACGCATCCTGACTAGCGCCGCATACTCGTTTTTGCTCATACAACGAACGGCTTTCGGAGTCCACAATGAATTGTGCGACGCACGCGTGGCCGCACGTGCGACCGCAAGCGCACTGGACACAAGCCATGACAATCGCAAGCGTGGATGCCGCCTGCTGCGGCGAACGGGAATCGCTGTGGGCGTTGTTCAAGACCGTGACGGGCATATCCGCCGTGTCGTGGGGCGGCCTGGCGATGATGGCTCAGCTCGAGCAGCATTACGTCGAGCATGAGCGGCGTATCGATGCGCTGTCGTTCGCCGATCTCGTCGCGCTCGCGTGGATGATGCCCGGCCCGGTCGGCTGCAACGTCGCGGTGCAGGTCGGCCACACGCTGCGCGGCCGCGCGGGCGCATGGATCGCCGGCGTCGCGAGCGTGCTGCCGTTCTTCGCGGCGATGACGGTCTTCGCGATCTTCTACCAAACCCCGCTCGTGCGCTCGCTCGCGTCGCCCGTGCTGCTGCATCACTTCGCGATGGTGCTCGCCGCGCTGATCGGGCTCACCTGGTTCAGGCAGGTTCGCGCGCTCGTTCATGCGCCGCTCGAGCGCGTGGTCGCCGCGCTCGCGACGGGGCTGCTCGCGCTCGCGCACAGCCCCGCCGCGTTCGTCGTGATCCTCGCCGCCGCGTTCGCGGTCGGCTGGCTCGCGAGCGGCCGGCGGCAAGGCGAAGCGCCGCGGCTCGCGCTGCCCGCGCGGGAATGGCGGCTGCTCGCATCGCTCGCGCTCCTGATCGCGCTGTTCGCCCTGCCGCTGCCGATCGAATACGAATCGCCGCTGCTCTGGCCTCGGCTCGCGGGCGCCGGCATGACGCTCTTCGGCGGCGGCTTCTCCGCGCTGCCCGTGCTGAAATCACTGTTCGTCACGCGCGCGACGGGCATCACCGAGCAGGACTTCATGCTCGCGTTCACGCTGTCGCCCGTGTCGCCCGGGCCGCTTCTGAATGTCGTGCCGTTTCTCGGCTATCTCGAGGACGGCTGGCGCGGCGCGCTGCTGTCGACCGTCGCGCTGTTCGTGCCCTCCGGCTGTCTCGTCATCTTCGCGCGGCAGCACGTCGAGCGGCTGAAGCGGCATCCGCGCTTCGCGAGCGGCATGCGCGTGCTGCGCGCGGCCACCACCGCATTCCTCGTGATCGCGGCCGCGCGCCTCGTCGCGAAGACGCCTGCCGAGCCCGTGTATTGGGCGACGGGCGTGATCGCGTGGCTGTGTCTCGCGCGATTCAAGGTGCCCGTCTATGCGCTGTACGGCGCGGTTGCGGCGGCGTGCGGCGGCTGGCTGATCCTCGCGGCGCACGGGTGAGCGCGCGTTGCCCGCATTGCGGCGTCCCGGTTCGGCGCGCACCGCTGGCTGCCCGCCCCCGCGCGTCTCGCCCGCCGCCTCAGCCGCGCATTGCGCCGAATCCATCGAAGAACGACCGCGCGTTCGCCTCGAGGCTCTCGATGTGATAGCCGCCCTCCTGCACGATCACGGTCGGCAGCCGCAGCCCGCCGATCAGGCCGCCTAACCGTCCAAAGCCGTCCGTCGTCACCGCGACCTGCGATTGCGGATCGTCGCGATAGATGTCGAAGCCGAGCGACAGCACGAGCGCATCCGGCGCGAAGCGCCGCAGCTCGCGCAGCGCGTCGTCGACGCGCTCGAAGAACGCCGCCTCGCCCGATCCGTGCGGCATCGGCAGATTCACGTTGTAGCCGTGGCCGTCGCCCGCGCCGCGCTCGTCGTCGAAGCCCGCGACGGCCGGATAGAAGTTCGTCGGATCGCCATGGATCGACACATACAGCACGTCGCGTCGCGCATAGAAGATTTCCTGGATGCCCTGTCCGTGGTGCATGTCGGTGTCGAGTATCGCGACGCGCGCATGGCGCGCGCGCAGCGCCTGCGCGGCGATCGCCGCGTTGTTCAGATAGCAGAAGCCGCCCGCGGCATCGACGCGCGCATGATGGCCGGGCGGCCGGCACAGCGCGTATGCTTCGGGCGCGCCGTCGCGCACCGCCGCCGCGGCGGCGAGCGCGCTCTGCGCGGACCAGTACGCGGCGCGCCACGTGTGCTCGCCGACCGGGCAGCTACCGTCCGCGAGATGACGGGCGGCTTGTGCGAGCACGCCGCGCAGCGCGTTCGGCTCGCGCACGAAAATGTTCGACATCGCCTCGTCGCCCCAGTCCTCCGGCATCTTCTTCCATTCTCGATGCACGGTCTCGAGAAAGCGCAGGTAGTTCATGTCATGCACGGCCGCGATCGGCGCGATGCCGAAGTCGTCCGGCTCGCGCACGGAAAAACCCATCGCGAGCGCGGCCGCGACGAGCCGCGTCGCGCGCTCGGGCACCTCCTGCGGCGTGCGCATCCGGCCGCGCGAAAAATACGTGCGTGGATGATGCAGCGATTGGTCGGGGTGGAAGTACGTCAGCATCTTGATTTCCTCGGGTCGAATGAACGGACGGCAAGGCGCCCGTTATCGGTTGCAGGGTGTGGGCCGCGTTCGGCATTCGGCATTTGACGTCGGCGACCGCATTCGATGTTCGATGCCGGAATACGCGTCGCCCCGGCATTCGTCGCACCGCCCCTCACCGGCTGGCGACGCCAGCGCGATCGAGCACCGCACCGAGCAGCACGTTCGCGCCGCGCGTCGCGTCGTCGGGCAATACGTCCTCGGCTGCGTTGTGCGACAGTCCGCCGACGCACGGAATGAACACCATCGCGCTCGGCGCATGCTTCGCCAGATGGATCGCGTCGTGCCCGGCGCCGCTCACGATCCGCTCATGCCGATAGCCGAAGCGGGCCGCCGCCGCCTCGACGCTCGCGACGCAAGCCGCGTCGAACGGCGTCGACGGACTCGCCCAATGCGTCGATACGTCGACGCGCAAGCCGCGCCGCGCGGCGATGCGCGCACACGCGTCAGTCGCCGCGCGCGCCATCGCGTCGAGCGTCGCATCGTCCGGATGGCGCAGGTCGAGCGTGAACTCGACCGCGCCCGCGATCGTGTTGCGCGACGCGTTCGGAACCCCGACGCAGCCGATCGTCGCGAGGCCGTGCGGCGCGAACTCGGCGAGCATCCGCTCGAGCGCGTCCGCGATCTGCGCGAAGCCGAACAGCGCGTCGCGGCGATGCGCGATCGGCGTCGTGCCCGCGTGCGCGGGCTGGCCCGCGATCGTCACGTCGAGCCAGCGGATCGCCTGCCCGCCCGTGACGACGCCGATCTCGGCGCCGTTCGCCTCGAGCACCGGCCCCTGCTCGATATGCGCTTCGAAGTACGCGTCGATCGCCGGACGCACCGCGCGCCGCGCGCCGCGATAGCCGATCTGCTCGAGCGCGTCGCCAAGCGTCACGTGCGCGGCGTCGCACACCGCGAGCGCGCGGGCGAGCGGCATCGCGCCCGCGGCAACCGCCGAGCCGAGCATCGCCGGCGCGAAGCGCGCGCCCTCCTCGTTCGTCCACGACACGATCTCGATCGGCTTGCGCGTGACGATCGTCGCATCGTTCAGGCTGCGCACCACTTCGAGCGCGGCGAGCACGCCGTAGGCGCCGTCGAAGCGGCCGCCTTCCGGCTGCGTGTCGAGATGGCTGCCGATCAGCACGGGCGGCGCGCCGGCATCCGCGCCCGCGCGGCGCGCGAACAGATTGCCGATCTCGTCGACGCTGACCGCGAGGCCCGCATCGCGACACCACTGCGCAAACAGGTCGCGCCCGCGCCTGTCGTCGGCGGTCGCGGCAAGCCGCCGCACGCCGCCGTTCGCGGTGCCGCCGATCCGCGCCATCTCCATGAGCGAGCGCCACAGCCGCGCGCCGTCGATGGCGCGCGACCGCCCGTCGAATGCAGACGCAATCATGTCAGCGCGCCTCCAAAGCTTCGTTGCCCGAAGCGCCTCGGGCCGCGCGGCGCGCGTCGAGCGCGACGATGCTCGCGAGCGACAGCCCCGCAAGACACGTATAGAACAGCGCGAGCGGCAGCCACGCGCCCGCGTACCGGTGCGCGAGCCACGTGCCGGCGAGCGGCGTGAGCCCGCCCGCGAGCGCGCCGCACACCTGATAGGACAGCGAGATCGCCGAGTAGCGGATGCGCGCCGGAAACACGCCGGACACGAAGCCCGCGATCACCGAATAGAAGCCCGCCATGCAGACGACCGCGAGCGCAATGCCTGCGACGATCGCGCCGGGCCGCCCGCTCGTCACGAGCGCGAACATCGGATACGGCGACGCCATCGCGGCGACGGCCGCGAGCTTCAGGAAACGCGCGCCGCCGAGCTTCTCGGCGAGCCACGCGGCGACGGGCTGCGCGAGGAACTGGATGATCGCGACCGCGAACAGGCAATCGAGGATCGTCGAGCGCGGGATGCCGAGCTGCTGCGTCGTGTACGCGATCATGAACGTGTTCGTGAAATACACGCCGGCGATGCCGATCGTATTCGCGCCGATGCACAGCAGCACGAGCCCCGACGCCGAACGGAACACGTCGGCGATCGGCAGCTTCGCGGTGGCGCGCGTGCGCTTGACCGCCTCGAATTCCGGCGATTCGTTGACGCCGAGCCGGATCACGATGCCGACGATCAGCAGCACCGCGCTCGCGAGAAACGGCAGACGCCAGCCCCACTCGAGAAAGTCGGCCTTCTCGAGCGACGTGACCGCGCGAAACGCGACGAGCGACAGGATGAGCCCGGCCGGGCTGCCCAGTTGCGCGAACGACGCGAAGAACGTGCGCCGCCCTTCGGGCGCGTGTTCGCCCGCCATCAGCACCGCGCCGCCCCATTCGCCGCCCACCGCGACGCCCTGCACGATCCGCAGCAGCACGAGCAGCACGGGCGCGAGCGCGCCGATCGACGCATGGCTCGGCAACAGGCCGATGCAGACGGTCGCTGCGCCCATCATCGCGAGCGTCGTCATCAGCGCCTTCTTGCGGCCGATCCGGTCGCCGAGATGGCCGAACACGATGCCGCCGAGCGGCCTTGCGAAGAAGCCGGCCGCGAACGTGCCGAACGACGCCATCGTGCTGACGAACGGGTCGCCGGACGGAAAGTACAACTCGCCGAACACGAGCGCGGCGGCGGTCGCATAGATGTAGAAGTCGTACCACTCGATCATCGTGCCGACGAACGCGGCGCCGGCGGCGCGCACCGGCTGGCGCGCACACGGTTGGGAAACAGTCATCGCGGGATCTCCTCTCTGCTCTCACGCGCGTCGCCCGGCGGGTTCGGCGGGCGCGCGCCCGATGTCGCGCGGCCCGCTGCTCCGGGGCCTGCGCCGCACGCAGGCGGCTCTCGCGCTGCACGTTTTATCGCCGTCCATTAACTATTAGTCAAATTTCGACTTATTATTCACGACATAACTTTTGCTAATGTCGATTCGCTGGAGACCCGCCGCCATGCGCGCTGCCGCCGCCCGCTTCCTGAACGACCGCCTCGACTGGAATCTGCTGCGCACGTTCCTCGTCATCATGCAGGAACGCAGCGTGAGCCGCGCGGCGGCGCGCCTGCACGTCACGCAGCCGGCCGTGAGCCAGGCGCTCAGGCGGCTCGAGGAAACGCTCGGGCACACGCTGATCCGGCGTCGCGGCCCGCACTTCGAGCCGACGCAGGCGGGCGCCGAGGTGTACCGGATCGCGAGCGACATCTACGGCACGATCTCGCGACTCGACACCGAGCTCGACGACGCGGCGGCGGACCTGACGGGCACGATCCGGCTGCTTTCGGTGAGCCGCGTCGAATCGGGCGTCTACGATCTCTTTCTCGCCGACTTCCACCGGCAATATCCGCGCGTCGATCTGCAGATCGAGGTGATGCGCTCGTCCGACATCATTTCGTCGCTGTTGCAGAAAACCGCGACGGCGGGCCTCGGCCTCTGCCGCAACCCGGTCGACAAGCTCGCGCGCACGCCGTTCCTGCGCCAGCGCTACGCGATCTACTGCGGCCGCCACCATCGCCTGTTCGGCCAGACGCAACTGACGACGAACGATCTGCTCGCGGAGAACTTCGTGTCGTTCACGAGCGACCAGATCGGCGACAGCCTGTCGCCGCTCACCGTGTTCCGCGACCAGAAGGGCTTCACGGGACGCATCGTCGCGGCATCGCCGAGCCTCGACGAAGTGCGGCGCCTCATCTTCGCGGGCTACGGGATCGGCTGCCTGCCCGAGCACATCGTGCGCGACGATCTCGCTCGCCAGCGGCTCTGGCGATTGCCGCCCGACGAAGGGCTCGTCGACGTCGACATCTACCTGCTGTGGCACCGTGAACGAAAAATGAACGCGGCCGAGCTCGCGTTCCTCGAGGGCTTCGAGCGCGCGATGCAGCGCTACTCGTTCGACGAGCGGCTGTCGGTCAATCCTTGACGCGGGGCGGCGCGCGGTCGCGCCCCACGCCCGGCCGTGCCTGGACCGGCGGTACAAAAAACAAAAGCCGGCATCGCGCCGGCTTTCGAAAGGGACCATCGAAGAAGATCAGGACTCCGCTCATCGACAGGCCACCGCCCTTTGCGCGATCCAGCGCGCGCGCAGCCGGTCGTAGCCGAGATTGAACAGGAACGTGTACGGCAGGAAGAACAGCAGGATGCCGAAGTCGAGCAAGAGCGCTTCGAGCAGGCTGATCTCCAGCCACCACGCGGCAAGCGGCAGCGCCATCGCGACGAGGCCGAGCTCGAACGCGATCGCGTGCGCCGCGCGCACCGCGAGCGTACGCGTCAGCCGGTAGCGGCGCTCGATCCGCTCGAAGAGCGCATTGAACGTGACGTTCCACACCATCGCGATCACCGACACCGCCGCCGTCAGCGCCCCCACGTGCACGAGCGACAGGCCGAGCACCCAACTGACGATCGGCGCGCAGATCGCGATTGCGGTCGCTTCGAACGTGAGCGCGTGCGCGAGGCGCTCGGTCAGCGTCTTCCTCGGAACGAGTTTGGCCATTTGCATTTGCATGTGCAGCTCCATCAGTGGACAAAAGAGCCCCATTTTCATCGGATTAACCGTAACCATCCAGTTTGATATGATCGGTTTTTCCGATATATAGAAGGAGCACTCGCGATGCGCCACTCTCCGGAAGCGCTGCTCGCGTTCGCCGAGGCCGCGAACCTCGGTTCGTTCTCGGCCGCCGCGCGCAAGCTCGGCAAGCGCCAATCAACGGTCAGCGAAGCGATCGCGAACCTCGAGATCGATCTCGGCGTCACGCTGTTCGACCGCTCGACGCGCCAGCCGACGCTGACCGACGCCGCCCGCGCGCTGTTGCCCGAAGTCCAGCGCGTGCTTGAGGCGAGCGAGGCGATCGATCAGGTCGCCGCGCGTCTCGCGGGCGGCGAGGAGGCGCGCCTCACGCTCGTCGTATCGGACACCTATCAATCGAGCCGGTACGAGGAAACGCTCGCGGCGCTCGACCGCCGCTTTCCGACGCTCGAATTCGAATGCCAGATCGCCGAGCACGACGACGTGCTCGACCTGATCCAGCAAGGCCGCGCGCAGCTCGGGCTGATGGCGGCGCGCAGCACCTACCCGCCCGACATCGGCGCGGCGACGGTCGCCGAGCGCTCGGAAATCGGGCTCTACGTCGGCCCGCAGCACCCGCTCGCCGCGCACGGCAGCGCCGACGTGCCGCTCGCCGCGCTGCACGACGCGCGCGAGCTGCGCCTCAATACCTACGTCGCGCCGCGCGGCGAGCGGATCGAAACGGGGCTCGTCGCGGGCCGGCGGTGCTGGCTGGCGCCGAGCTATCTGCAGTTGCTGGAA contains:
- a CDS encoding LysR family transcriptional regulator, with product MRHSPEALLAFAEAANLGSFSAAARKLGKRQSTVSEAIANLEIDLGVTLFDRSTRQPTLTDAARALLPEVQRVLEASEAIDQVAARLAGGEEARLTLVVSDTYQSSRYEETLAALDRRFPTLEFECQIAEHDDVLDLIQQGRAQLGLMAARSTYPPDIGAATVAERSEIGLYVGPQHPLAAHGSADVPLAALHDARELRLNTYVAPRGERIETGLVAGRRCWLAPSYLQLLEMAVAGFGWAELPRWMVEHFARERLVELNARGWPRRVPVDAVWSRGRPLGPAGSWLLETMLAA